In Vidua chalybeata isolate OUT-0048 chromosome 5, bVidCha1 merged haplotype, whole genome shotgun sequence, one genomic interval encodes:
- the LOC128788545 gene encoding killer cell lectin-like receptor subfamily F member 1, translating to MAGDVTYAAVAMLPRERPHTPSGTSNPGNTITYAELHVKPQPQGNSRAETSAPGCQHRCSAWFYVALVLAILVLILLAVVAIQAKQFLKGRAGKSASSPQYGLNSTSSDIPSERTVSAAFLKQLMEELCEDGQGTTCELCPPGWQLHRGRCYFFSEEARSWEDSQKNCLARKSQLLVIEDEIEMEFIDNKDKDTKYIWIGSDTKDMEKTRSSVEDQRVKEKSRTALKSMEADKNCAVYRRKNVIQVDNCQTLKEWICKKNATLLVL from the exons ATGGCAGGGGATGTCACCTACGCGGCCGTGGCAATGCTGCCAAGGGAAAGGCCACACACTCCTTCAGGGACATCAAACCCAG GAAACACGATCACATATGCTGAGCTGCATGTGAAGCCCCAGCCCCaagggaacagcagagcagagactTCCGCTCCTG gctgccagcacaggtgCTCAGCCTGGTTCTACGTGGCGCTGGTCCTGGCAATCCTCGTGCTCATCCTCCTGGCAGTCGTGGCCATACAAGCCAAGCAGT TTTtgaaaggcagagcaggaaaatcagCAAGCTCACCCCAGTACGGTCTGAACAGCACCAGCAGTGACATTCCTTCAGAGAGAACTGTCTCAGCAGCATTCCTGAAACAGCTCATGGAGGAGCTGTGTGAAGATGGACAGG GCACAACATGTGAGCTGTGTCCCCCGGGGTGGCAGCTGCACAGGGGCAGATGTTACTTCTTCTCTGAggaggccaggagctgggaggacaGCCAGAAAAACTGCCTGGCCAGGAAATCCCAGCTGCTTGTCATTGAGGATGAAATTGAGATG GAATTTATAGACAACAAAGACAAAGATACCAAATATATCTGGATTGGCTCAGACACCAAAGACATGGAGAAAACACGGAGTTCAGTGGAAGAtcagagagtaaaagaaaagaG CAGGACAGCTCTAAAAAGCATGGAGGCTGACAAGAACTGTGCTgtttacagaaggaaaaatgtgatCCAGGTGGATAACTGCCAGACCTTAAAGGAGTGGATCTGTAAGAAGAATGCAACTTTGCTGGTGCTCTGA